One segment of Ipomoea triloba cultivar NCNSP0323 chromosome 12, ASM357664v1 DNA contains the following:
- the LOC116000496 gene encoding lignin-forming anionic peroxidase-like, which produces MASFTFFYLNALLLLSLATVAFSHPLSPSFYNHVCPQALPTIRRVVEDAIKQERRMGGSLLRLHFHDCFVNGCDASILLDSTPTIDSEKNALANNNSARGFEVIDRIKLEVDRVCGRPVISCADILAVAARDSVVALGGPTWEVKLGRRDSTSASKDAANNNLPSPFMDLSQLTDNFKNQGLNIKDLVALSGGHTLGFAQCFTFRQRIYGDKDIDSKFARQRQANCPMNGGNSSLASLDPTPAYFDAKYFKNLVKNKGLLVSDQALFTGGQTDDLVKLYSRNHGAFSNDFANSMIKMGDIKPLTGNNGQIRVNCRRVNYY; this is translated from the exons ATGGCATCTTTTACATTCTTCTATCTTAACGCTCTGCTCTTGCTTTCTCTTGCAACCGTAGCGTTCTCACATCCTCTCTCTCCTTCCTTCTACAATCATGTCTGCCCTCAAGCTTTGCCCACGATTAGACGCGTTGTCGAGGACGCCATAAAGCAAGAACGACGAATGGGTGGCTCTTTATTACGTCTACATTTTCACGATTGTTTCGTTAAT GGTTGTGATGCTTCAATTCTGCTAGACTCTACGCCTACTATTGATAGTGAAAAGAATGCACTTGCTAACAATAATTCTGCTAGAGGGTTTGAAGTCATTGATAGAATCAAGTTGGAAGTTGATAGAGTGTGTGGTCGCCCAGTAATCTCCTGTGCTGACATATTGGCTGTGGCTGCTCGTGATTCTGTAGTTGCG TTAGGAGGACCAACATGGGAGGTGAAACTAGGAAGGAGGGATTCAACTTCAGCAAGCAAAGACGCAGCAAACAATAATCTTCCAAGTCCATTTATGGACTTATCTCAATTGACAGACAATTTCAAGAATCAAGGTTTGAATATTAAGGATCTGGTTGCACTTTCGGGCGGTCACACCTTAGGATTTGCTCAGTGCTTTACATTTCGGCAGCGCATCTACGGGGATAAAGACATCGATTCTAAGTTTGCAAGGCAAAGGCAAGCGAATTGCCCTATGAATGGGGGAAACTCGAGCCTGGCTTCTCTTGACCCAACTCCTGCTTATTTCGACGCCAAGTATTTCAAGAACTTGGTGAAAAACAAAGGGCTGTTGGTGTCTGATCAAGCATTGTTTACTGGTGGCCAAACTGATGATCTTGTTAAGTTGTATAGCAGGAATCATGGTGCTTTCTCCAATGACTTTGCTAACTCCATGATCAAAATGGGGGATATTAAACCACTGACAGGGAACAATGGTCAAATTCGAGTCAACTGCAGAAGGGTGAACTACTACTGA